The Gammaproteobacteria bacterium genome segment TAGGAGAAGATACGGACAACGAGACGGCGTTCTGGAGTCAATCGGTGGAAGCGCTAACTGAAGCCTTAGCGCAATGTGGTTTTCGCGATCCGATGACCGCGGCGCAGGCGATATCAAGATTTCGAGACGACGTCGATCGGCCAGGTTCCCGAGTGGGCCAGCGAGGCCGAAAACGCCTCTTTCGTCTAGTGCCACAGCTGACGCAAGCGGTTGCCAAGACGCCCACACCGGATCGCGTCTTACAGGACTGGCTAACCCTCCTGCATGCGATTCGTCACCGCACGGCTTACCTTGATTTATTTTGCGAAAATCCGATGACGGTGACACGTTTGACGGACATGATGAGTGCCAGTCACTGGGTTGCGTCTCATGCGGCGAGGTATCCGCTGGTACTTGATGAACTGCTAAATCCCGCATTTCTCAACGACATACCGACGGTTGAAGACATTGAAGACGATTTGCGGCGTCGTTTGTTGGGGGTGCCAGACTCGGATGAGGAAACGCTATGGGAAGTCCTGCGCGAGCACAAGCAGCAGTGGATTTTCCATCTCGGCGTGGCTTTCGCTACCGGCCATCTGCCAATTGGGCAATTACAAAAACTGCTCACAGGCTTGGCCAATGGGATTTTAACTGCGGTCACTAGGTTTTCAATTCGACGACAATTCCCGGCACCGGATGACAAGACAGCGTTGGAGCAATTTGTTTTACTCGGCTACGGAAAGCTGGGCTCGGGGGAACTATCATTGGGTTCTGATTTGGATTTGGTATTTTTGCACCAAGCGACAGATGACGACAGAATCGCAGGATATCTCCGGGTCGTTCGGCGAATTGTCCAGATGCTCTCGACCCAGACGTTTGGCGGCATTCTCTACCATGTTGATACGCGTCTACGACCATCCGGGCGAGCAGGCTTGCTGATCAGCAGTTTTGACAGCTATGCCCGTTATCAGCGCGAAGAAGCGTGGACGTGGGAGCATCAGGCCTTGGTCAAGGCGCGTGTGGTGGTCGGCCCTGATGCAGTGCGAACCCGTTTTGAAAATTTACGTCGGGAAATCTTGTCGAAAAGACGCAATCCGCACGCGCTGCTTGAAGAGGTGCGTGAGATGCGTGCCCGCATACAGCAGCAAACGAAGTTGGCTGACTGGCAAGAGACTATCAAAATCGGCGACGGTGGATTGATAGACATTGAGTTTCTAGTGCAGTATTTGGTCCTTTGCCACGCGCATGCGGCGCCTGCACTGGTTGAGCCGCGCGATACGGCCGGCTTGTTGAACGCTTTGGCGCAATATGGATTCTTGGATGAGGAAACGAGCACGATGCTTGCGAATGTGCATCGAAATTTGTTGGATGCACTCAATCAGTGCGAAGTGGGCCGGCAGCCAGACAGTCAGGTGATCGAAACGTCCATGACGGAGGCGAATCGGGTGATTCGTGCACTCGGCCTGTAGTGAGGTTATAATTGCGCCAGACATTCAAGAGGGTATGGCCATGACAGCAGCTGAACAGAAACAACCGCGTGAAGTCGAAATCGGTCCTGACGCTTTACCATTGCACTGCCCGGGCGATAATGCGCCATTGTGGGCAATGCACCCACGTGTGTATTTGCCGCTTGAGAACGGTCGGGCAACCTGTCCGTATTGCGGCACAACCTATCGTCTCAAAAGCAAATAAGCACACGTGAAGTTGTGCTTAGTGACAGATGACAAACCTGGGCATTGGAATCAAATGCTCGGGTTGGTCAATGCACTTGCACGCCAAAGGAACATCACCTACAAGCGTGACAGTCTAAGCGCGCCGCAAGCGTTGGCCGACTTGCGTGAATGGTCGCCAGATCTCATCGTCGCGGCCGGCCATCAAACACATCGACGCGCATTGGTGCTCAAATGGCGTTTGCGTCTGCCGCTGTGTGTTTTGATGAAGCCTAGTTTGCCACGATGGTTGTTCGATTTTTGTATCGTTCCCAAACATGACGGCTGGCGAGATTCGGACCGCGTGCTGACGACCTATGGGGCCATTAATAACGTCCAGCCGCAGCCGAAAAATCCAAATTCCGGTCTCGTACTTTTGGGGGGTGAATCACGGCATGCAGATTGGCAGAGCGACGAAAT includes the following:
- a CDS encoding bifunctional glutamine synthetase adenylyltransferase/deadenyltransferase (catalyzes the ATP-dependent addition of AMP to a subunit of glutamine synthetase; also catalyzes the reverse reaction - deadenylation; adenylation/deadenylation of glutamine synthetase subunits is important for the regulation of this enzyme), with product GEDTDNETAFWSQSVEALTEALAQCGFRDPMTAAQAISRFRDDVDRPGSRVGQRGRKRLFRLVPQLTQAVAKTPTPDRVLQDWLTLLHAIRHRTAYLDLFCENPMTVTRLTDMMSASHWVASHAARYPLVLDELLNPAFLNDIPTVEDIEDDLRRRLLGVPDSDEETLWEVLREHKQQWIFHLGVAFATGHLPIGQLQKLLTGLANGILTAVTRFSIRRQFPAPDDKTALEQFVLLGYGKLGSGELSLGSDLDLVFLHQATDDDRIAGYLRVVRRIVQMLSTQTFGGILYHVDTRLRPSGRAGLLISSFDSYARYQREEAWTWEHQALVKARVVVGPDAVRTRFENLRREILSKRRNPHALLEEVREMRARIQQQTKLADWQETIKIGDGGLIDIEFLVQYLVLCHAHAAPALVEPRDTAGLLNALAQYGFLDEETSTMLANVHRNLLDALNQCEVGRQPDSQVIETSMTEANRVIRALGL
- a CDS encoding zinc-finger domain-containing protein, which produces MTAAEQKQPREVEIGPDALPLHCPGDNAPLWAMHPRVYLPLENGRATCPYCGTTYRLKSK